The nucleotide sequence ATGAATGAGGCATCACCCTAGTAATGGAGAAAATTAGTAGCACTCAGGAGAGTCTGCTGTGCTGAATATAATTTAATCTTGAGTGATTTATAAGTCAATTCAGAATCCTGTAGTGTTTCAGGAATGTTGTGCTGAGCTTCAGATTACATTTCactatagatgcagaaaaatgcTAGTTAAGAGAGAGAGTACATGTTGACATTTTGCCAGTAAAGTGCATTTTTACTGTATTAGAAGTTTACTTCTGAAATCAATTTCTTAAAAGTCACTCAaagttggctgggcacagtggttcacgcctgtaatcctagcactctgggaggctgaggcgggtggattgctcaaggtcaggagttcaagaccagcctgagcaagagcaagacccgtctccactataaatagaaagaaattaattggctaactaaatacatatatatatatatatatatatatatatatatatatatatattatccgggcaaggtggcacatgcctgtagtcccagctactcgggaggctgaggcaggaggattgcttgagtccaggagtttgaggttgctgtgagctaagctgacaccacagaactgtagcccagggaacagagtgagaatctgtctcaaaaaacaaaaagtcactCAAAGTGTTATGTGATGCATAAGTCTGTCAAGATGTGTTCATTCTTGATATAACTTCCATAATTGTCTGTTCCATCAAATGAAGTAATTAAGAGGCTTGGGCCAAATATATCCATACTGGTAGAGTCCAgtgttgtgagagttaaatgatCAACTCAACATACTGACACTCTCCAAGCTGATCAAACTTTACCATCAGTTCACATTTCTAATCTTTGCTCCTGGTGACACACTAAAGGTTTCCTCAAGGATTCCTCAGAGCAGAGATCTGCTTCTATGGCTGTGTCTAAGAGAATAACCCTTCTGTTGATTATTCTCATCAGGATTCCATTTCCAATATCATTGGTCTTTTTCACAGTCTGTACTTGAGTCCAGAAAACCTGGATTCTAGTCCCTGCTCTGTTTTGGCCTTGGGCAAACTATCTTACCTTGCAAAGCCCACATATCTTCATCTCtacaatggaaataataattcctGCCCTGCCAGTCTCAGGAGATTATTGTAAGGACCAAATGTGATAATACATGTTGaatgcattttagaaatttaagCTGTATAGATAAAGATCTTCATATTTcccttgaatatttaaaaatcatactttgtATACTtctgtttttgctgctgttgttatttGCTTTTAATATGCTCAGTTTCTTTTCTTGGTAGATCTAGATGAGCAATATTCAGAAAGTCATCTTTCTGGGAACTCACTGTACTATAGATATGCAAGTGAAATTTCCTCTTTAGTAATTTGTCAGATAAAACagcttttactattttattagcTTCTGAAGCTAGTTGTTccagaataataacaataactatcatttattactatgttccaggccattatctttttttctaatcCTCACAATTACCATGCAAAATAATATTATCTCTATTTAgcatgtgaagaaactgaggctgaaagaggTGTGTCTCCGCAGACTTCTCAACACTAGTGTAGAACAGGAATTCAAATCTAAGGTTTTTAACTCCAAAGTCTGTGCTTTCCCCTTGCCACCCCCACCCATCCCTCACTTTTTGTTATATACATGAGcacatttcttaatttctcaaAATTGTATTCAGAATTCTACAGATATCTGAAAACAAATCTATCATTTTCAGCATCAAATTAAGAACATGTATTGTGGAGTCAAACTAGGCAATTTGGGTTCAACTTTGTCCCTCGGGCAAGTTACTTGTCTCTGTCttagttcctcatctgtaaagtgggagtaGTAATAGTATCTACTCTTGTAACTGTTCAGAGGATTAAAGGAATGAATatgtgtaaaacacttagaacatggtaaatgtatattaaatgttaatcaaataatttaatattcatgtATAACCATTCTTTTAGCCTCTCTCTTGCAATAATATGTGCTGAGCCAGCTTTGGGCTATTTTTTGCATAATGGGTATATTAGAATAGTTATTGATTATTGATCAGCTGGCATTAGATCCAGAAAAGGCAGTTTGATCAACAGTACTGAGCCATTTGTTCTTAATCCTCTAATGTAAACCAGACAGGGCAAAAGGTAAGAGCTTTGGCCTGATGCTCACAGGCCATCATGAACTCACCaattctgtcatttgtttttggttaatttagtaaaaaataaaaataaaaaataatgatctgATACACAAATTATCCAAGTGTTGATTTTGTATGGTCAATGGTTGTCAAAGATGAATTGCAATTAAACTTCAAATacaaacatgattttattctaaCCAGTCTTTTTTGGTCTATTCCCTCCTACAGAGACGAGTGAAGGTGTGTCCTTACAACTGGGAAACacaaaagattttattatttcatttgacctCAAGTTCTTGACAAATGGGAGTGTGTCTGTGGTTCTAGAGACCACAGAAAAGAATCAGCTCTTCACTGTACATTATATCTCAAATGCTCAGCTAATTGCTTTTAAAGAAAGAGACATATACTATGGTATTGGGCCCAGAACTTCTTGGAGCACAGTTACCAGGGACCTGGTCACTGACCTCAGGAAAGGAGTGGGTCTTTCCAACACAAAAGCTGTCAAGCCAACCAAAATAATGCCCAAGAAGGTAGTTAGGTTGATTGCAAAAGGGAAGGGATTCCTTGACAACATTACCATCTCAACCACAGCCCACATGGCTGCATTCTTCGCCGCTAGTGATTGGCTGGTAAGGAACCAGGATGAGAAAGGTGGCTGGCCAATTATGGTGACCCGTAAGTTAGGGGAAGGGTTCAAGTCTTTAGAGCCAGGGTGGTACTCTGCCATGGCCCAAGGGCAAGCCATTTCTACGTTGGTCAGGGCCTATCTCTtaacaaaagaccatatattccTCAATTCAGCTTTAAGGGCAACAGCCCCTTACAAGTTTCTATCTGAGCAGCATGGAGTTAAAGCTGTGTTTATGAATAAACATGACTGGTATGAAGAATATCCAACCACACCTAgctcttttgttttaaatggctTTATGTATTCCTTAATTGGGCTGTATGACTTAAAAGAAACTGCAGGGGAAAAACTCGGGAAAGAAGCGAGGTCCTTGTATGAGCGTGGCATGGAATCTCTGAAAGCCATGCTGCCCTTGTATGACACTGGCTCAGGAACCATCTATGACCTACGTCACTTCATGCTCGGCAGCGCTCCTAACCTGGCCCGCTGGGACTATCATACCACCCACATCAATCAGCTGCAACTACTCAGTACCATTGATGAGTCGCCACTCttcaaagaatttgtgaagaggTGGAAAAGCTACCTTAAAGGCAGCAGGGCAAAGCACAACTAGAGCTCACAACCAAAATCATACTTCAGTCTCTGCTGTATACTGAAACTACAGGCTGTGTCTCAGCAGAGCATgggtacattttaaaaagttgtatacTAGGTTTTTGTGGATTATATCAAAGTGATAAGTGATCCTTAAAACCAGTCTTCTGAAATAATTGCATTCCGTGGGTTGGGTGTTTTTAGAAATGTAGGTggcatttaaaatagaaagtgttTAGTCAATGGGCTGAACAAAGATGTTTAACTTTGCCTTGCCCATCACCCTATACAGTTCCACAGAGAGCCCAGTCACTTGGTTTGGAAAAAACAACGGCAAGTAGTTATTACTGGCCAAGTGTCCAGCACTTACCTGAAAACTTAGTATGGGGCTCtttttaaatgtggttatttATGTTGAAAGCagactttggaaaaaataatgtgcTGTAATACAGTAAATATGTACTTATAGCCTGGATAGTGGACTGTGTTCAACTTTTTACAAAGATGTTTCTTTTCTATTGGTTAACTTTTTGAGAGCAAATGAGCATTTGCTGCATTTGTTCAATTTGTTATATATggagaatattttgaattatagttTTCTTGAAGTGTGTAAATTAAACACAACCAGTGTTCAGGCTTCACAGTTATATAATGTAAGCACAACTAAAATGTAACTTGTTGACTGCacaagaaattacaaaaatgttATGTGTTTTGAAACTTGACCTACAATCAGTAAAAGTTTGATAATCAGTCtatctcttccccacccccattgtgatagtttccttttctcactatctagaattttgtattttatttcagacTACACTTGAGAGTTTTGTACATTTTGCAGGGGGACATTTTTGGGACATTATTTGGGAAatttattaaaaacctaaatttaGAAAGAAGCTGATAATTTTAAGGCCACCACCCCTTCCTTTTAGGATCCCCcccctttaaagaaaaacactagGTCAAATATTACACACAAGAATCATagcagtttttttccccctacccAGATCACTCTTTATCATCAGCTTCCCAAACCATTGATTCTGTGTgtcattgtttttcctttgaaatttgaTTTCAAATTATTCCAGCTATTAGATAGAAGAGATGCTACTGCATTTGCTGTAGTGTGTAATCAGATCTTTATTTCGGTTATATATCTTACTATACCTCACATAAATAGATTTCAGAGCCCACATACCAGGGCAGTGTCTGCTCTGGAGCTCCAGGCATTAGGTTAAAACTCGGTGTTTATTTTGCTCTGGCTTTTGTTTTAGGGTATGACAATACACTAAGTCAGTACTTACACAGCTTGGAAATATGAGATCCCACACTTTCAGGGGACTAAGTCTGACAAACACAATGCAGTTTATCTGTGACCTATATCAAATGCAGATTTAAGAGCCAGGTAGGTTACCTACCTAACCACTATATCTTAATTGAATTCAACCTACCAAGCACTACTTAGAAACTGGAAAATacctatacatatatgtgtatataatatacatgtaaaatacatatacGCATCAAGGGGCAGGGGCAAAGAAGATACATATCTACACGGAGGACGATATTAAGCTGACCATAGAAAAGTAAGCTTAAACTCCTAATTTATGTGACCACTGGTCTTAATTTTGCCAGTTGTGGGTTATTAGATTTTCACCTAGATTTTGACCTTGGTTATTTCTCAGGTGTCTCATCAAGAATGTTTggaatttccttaatttttgttttcaatgccAATGTCCAAAATAAACTTTCTCCAATCTGGCAAGCTATTTACTTCCTCGTATTTGCTATTGTTTAGAGAATGGTTCAGACTTCTGCTTTGTGTTTGCATACTGGTCTTCAGATTAGGAGAATCaatgaaaacagtatggtactgctTCTGTGACAAATATCAGTGCCTTAACAATGTGGCTTTCTTTTTCCACTGAAGAAGGAAAGACTTTTTGATCTAGAAATGGCATTGCTATTTCATTGCTGTTTGTTTTACACTGCCTTTCACATTGCAACAGCAACTGGATTTGTCTTTTGATCTTAGTTTTCTAAGAGGATGAGTTGAACGCCTAGCAGCATTGTCGTTACagaccagtggttcccaaactttagAATCACCTGAGAGCTTATTGAAATGCAGATCCCAGATACTCAGTAAATCTGCCTGTGAAGTGTAATAgtatgcatttttaacaagtactcgggtgattctgatgcagtgAGCTGGGGGCATACATGGAGGAACACTGCCCGAGATTATCCATTGCATTTTTGCCTCTAAACAACTAGAAAGTTTTCTAGGGTTTTAAATCATGTTAAAATGTTTACTTATTCTTAGCTTAGAAATGGGAAGggtattttaaagtttgtttctttaaatttttctttgtttttagattATAGGTATTAGGGTTCCTCACCCCCACCTTGAATTTGCTTTGATGTTGACTCTATTGCCACTTCAGTTGTAAAACCAGCCAAAAGTTTCCGGATGAAGGTCAAATTTGACCCTCTAAGAGTTTTTGTACATAAAGGCTTCATCCAAGAACCATCCAGTGTATGTGAGCAAATGCAAAACGACACACACAAGCACAACTCTCCAGATGTGgcagtcctttttctttttcagtgcaAACTTTCACTGAAAGCtgctattttcatctttcttgtaattgtttttcttgtttctcttccaTTGTACATGTGGGTTATATACCATGTGTTAAATATGCAATAAAGTGTTTACTGGATGCCCTTCTGAAGGGTAGTCCTATGTAAAGCTGTACAGACTTTGCAGTTTAAGCACAATGTGCACATGTTAGTTTTATATACAGCAAAATTTGATTTTTTGCAGATGGAAAGGTATTTTGTTTCTATACAAAGTAAATGCATTGTTTGTGCTTAATGTAAAGCTGctttataaaattgtaaaataaagtttttatctTACAATGAATATGTCTGGATATTTCTCCTTCTCCAATTATTCTAAGATTATTTGAGCCCAGCAAGTAGATTTCTGACCATCATTCCCGTGACAACCAGTCAGATTACAAATGTTCATTAGAGGAACACCAGGCCCTGTCAGACAAAGTGTGGAACAAGGTTTAACACATGGACTTTAATCCTAAGGAGCTTTAGTCTACAAGGGGACACAATATGTATAAATgatttcagaaaagcaaaatgcTAAATTGTGTAGTTTAGGGAAGGTCTTAGGGAAGAGACAGAGCCTAAGCTGGGGATCCAGGGGTGGAGAcaaagcagaggaagaggagggagtaACATGAGCAGAAACAGGGATGCCCATGCCAGGTGTGAGGATGTCCTTTGCCATGCTGATTCAGGCTGGGTAACCATTTTGATTAGATTTATTTGCAAGTTTGTCCCTCATATATTTTCTATACTTGCCTCTTCAGAATAGTAAGCATTACTTAATGTTTTCTTCTCAGAGTGTAATGAGTTAGGCTCCCAAACACATAAAACCAGAGACCAGTCTGGCTTCATGTTATGTGTCATTGTACATTATTTTTGGGATTGTGAGCATTCTGTACCATTTGTATAATGGAATTCCAATTGATCACTAGTCAACTTTTTCCAACTGATTGGTGCACGGATTTTGACAAGCTGCTACATTCTTGGTAGATATTTCTTCTCTACTGTCCTCATAACGTCAGGAAGTAGCCATAATATTGCAAGGAGTCTTGGGCTGGATGAGGTCTCAGGCTGCTCTTGCTTTGATTTTGCTATTTGTAGCCAAACATAATATGCTTGCCATTCTGCTTTAGCATACTGCACATCTCATATTTGTCTCCCCATTGCTTTTGAGAGGGGACAGTTCCCCGTACTACAAAGGACGTATTCAGTTGTCTGATGAGTGCTCCTTTCCTTCATATCCCCAGGGCTTTGATGGCCACTGTGTGCCTTGTGACTCAGTGTCCTTTGTCCATGACTGTTAGAATATGGGTGAATACCTCGCTCAAACTGAGCAGTCTTTTCCTGAGGAACCTCAAATTGGGATGGGTAAAAAAACTGAAGTAGACACACAGTGAGAAAAAGAATGTTGACAATACTCCAGGCCCTAGattcagtgctttttttttttttttttttttttttttttttttttgagacagagtctcactctgttgccctggctagagttccatggtgtcagcctagctcacagcaacctcaaactcctgggctcaagcgatcctcctgcctcagcctccagagtagctgggactacaggcatgtgctaccatgcctggctaattttttctatatatatttttagttgtccaattaatttctttctattagagacagggtcttgctcttactcaggcttgtttcaaactcctgaccttgagcgatccacccgccttggcctctcagagtgctaggattacaggcgagagccaccacgccgggctgATCCAGTGCATTTCTGAGGTTAGTTGCGTTCCAATCAGGTTCCATGAGATACTGTCACCGAACTGAACTGGGTTCCTTTGAGTGGACAATGAAAAACCAAACACTGAAGCACCACATTTTTGCAGCAAAAAAGGTTTGTTGTCAGGTTGTCAAAACAAGGAGACAGGAGTCAGACTCAAATCTGTCACTCCAAGCTTGAAGGTAGGGGCAGGTTTTATAGTCAGAGTCAGTTTTATAGTCAGGGTAATAAGGCATGATCTGATTGGATCTTAGATAGGGTGATGCCCGGAGACGTGCTCTGACTGGATCCTGCCATGGGGTGATGCCAGGGCTCCATCTGATTGGATCCTGAATCCTGCCATGTGTTGTGCTTTTCTTAATTCAATCCCCACTCCTTGGGTGGAGCACTTAGGTTCCAACTAGGGTTGCACACTTGGTTCATCTGGACATGCTCAGGTTACATGACCTGCAACCTGGGGGTCCGTGGCAACTGGAAAACAACTCACAACTTTGTTACATGAAAGTTGAACCAGATCCATCTGATGTGGTTAATAATAACACTGTGCTCAGGATAAATTTCCTATGTTTTGTTAAATTGGCTGGATttggtttctgttacttgcaacaaATAAGCCCTAATTTATAATACAAGTCTTAATTATAGAAAAAGATACCATGTAAATTCTACATTTTCCTCCAATCTGGCCCACTGCATTAGCTTGTGAGGGCTGCTGTAacataccacagactgggtgatttaACAGGAATTTGATtttcctcacaattctggaggctaagaagtctAAGATCAACATGTTGGTGGCTTTGGTCTCTTCCGAGGCCTCTCCTTGGCTTACATATGGTGCCGCCTTCCTGCGTCTTCATATGTGTGTTGCTTCGTCTGTGTTGTCTATGCTTTAATCTCCTTGTAAGGACACGAGTCATTGGGTTAGAGCCCACACATATGACCTCCTGTTACCATAATTACCTTTGTAAAGGCTCTTTCTctaaatgcagtcacattctcaAGTCCCGGGGTTTAGGACTTCAATATGTGAGTGTTGGGAGgcaggacacaattcagcccataacaagcATTCTTCACCCTAAGCACATAGAAACTGAACTAGCCAGGGCTgccatttaatttaataataaccaGTGAAAGCCAAAACTCAGAAATCTTTAGGGAACGTTAGTTGAGCAAAAATCTAGAATCGAAACTGAGGAGACAGAGCCTCCTGGCTTGGCCATTGGCACATCAAGAATTTA is from Microcebus murinus isolate Inina chromosome 6, M.murinus_Inina_mat1.0, whole genome shotgun sequence and encodes:
- the GLCE gene encoding D-glucuronyl C5-epimerase, translated to MRCLAARVNYKTLIIICALFTLVTVLLWNKCSSDKAIQFPRHLSSGFRVDGLEKKTAASESNNYVNHMAKQQSEEAFPQEQQKAPPVVGGFNSNGGSKVLGLKYEEIDCLINDEHTIKGRREGNEVFLPFTWVEKYFDVYGKVVQYDGYDRFEFSHSYSKVYAQRAPYHPDGVFMSFEGYNVEVRDRVKCISGVEGVPLSTQWGPQGYFYPIQIAQYGLSHYSKNLTEKPPHIEVYETAEDRDKNSKPNDWTVPKGCFMASVADKSRFTNVKQFMAPETSEGVSLQLGNTKDFIISFDLKFLTNGSVSVVLETTEKNQLFTVHYISNAQLIAFKERDIYYGIGPRTSWSTVTRDLVTDLRKGVGLSNTKAVKPTKIMPKKVVRLIAKGKGFLDNITISTTAHMAAFFAASDWLVRNQDEKGGWPIMVTRKLGEGFKSLEPGWYSAMAQGQAISTLVRAYLLTKDHIFLNSALRATAPYKFLSEQHGVKAVFMNKHDWYEEYPTTPSSFVLNGFMYSLIGLYDLKETAGEKLGKEARSLYERGMESLKAMLPLYDTGSGTIYDLRHFMLGSAPNLARWDYHTTHINQLQLLSTIDESPLFKEFVKRWKSYLKGSRAKHN